Proteins encoded together in one Planctomyces sp. SH-PL14 window:
- a CDS encoding ArsR/SmtB family transcription factor, translating into MVSVSPSSDPSAALTATFAALADPTRRAILARLAEGDVSVMELAKPFAMSQPAISKHLRVLERAGLISRGREAQRRPCHIESQPLAEATDWLENYRRLWEANYERLDAVLEELKAVGQPDKPPRSPRKGKSR; encoded by the coding sequence ATGGTCTCTGTTTCCCCATCCAGCGACCCGTCTGCCGCCCTGACTGCGACCTTCGCCGCGCTCGCCGATCCGACCCGCCGTGCCATTCTGGCCCGTCTGGCGGAGGGGGATGTCTCGGTGATGGAGCTCGCCAAACCGTTCGCGATGAGTCAGCCCGCCATCTCCAAGCACCTGCGGGTGCTGGAGCGGGCGGGACTGATCAGCCGCGGGCGGGAAGCCCAGCGTCGTCCCTGCCACATCGAGAGCCAGCCCCTGGCCGAGGCGACCGACTGGCTTGAGAACTACCGCCGGCTGTGGGAGGCGAATTACGAACGCCTGGACGCGGTCCTGGAAGAGCTCAAGGCGGTCGGCCAACCCGACAAACCTCCCCGTTCTCCCCGAAAAGGAAAGTCCCGATGA
- a CDS encoding DUF1579 domain-containing protein, with protein MRFAAAFTVLAALSLVSLAPVASVARGAEPMMPAPQKEHEWLQKFIGEWDSESKASMGPGQPDMQCKGTITSKALGGFWIASEMKSEMMGMSFTGLQTIGYDAKKKAYVGTWVDSMTDHMWKYQGTVDKTGKILTLEAEGPNFMSDGKMTKFQDIYEFTDKDHITFSSKMLGDDGKWVTFMSGTSVRKK; from the coding sequence ATGCGATTCGCCGCCGCATTCACCGTCCTGGCCGCGCTGTCCCTGGTCTCGCTCGCCCCCGTGGCCTCCGTCGCAAGGGGGGCCGAACCGATGATGCCCGCTCCGCAGAAGGAGCATGAATGGCTTCAGAAATTCATCGGTGAGTGGGACTCCGAGTCCAAGGCCTCCATGGGACCGGGACAGCCGGACATGCAGTGCAAGGGGACGATTACCTCCAAGGCCCTCGGCGGGTTCTGGATCGCTTCGGAGATGAAGTCCGAGATGATGGGGATGTCGTTCACGGGCCTGCAGACGATCGGTTACGACGCCAAGAAGAAGGCCTACGTCGGAACCTGGGTCGATTCGATGACCGACCACATGTGGAAGTACCAGGGGACGGTCGACAAGACCGGCAAGATCCTGACCCTCGAAGCCGAAGGCCCGAACTTCATGTCCGACGGGAAGATGACCAAGTTCCAGGACATCTACGAGTTCACGGACAAGGACCACATCACCTTCTCGTCGAAGATGCTGGGCGATGACGGCAAGTGGGTCACGTTCATGAGCGGCACCTCCGTCCGCAAGAAGTGA
- a CDS encoding 6-bladed beta-propeller, which translates to MLFRSLSVAVAVMFGLVHPVLSAEPAASTAAVQPVRMGCGIMTFDTVPGWGLGDDGKSVLGSTHGGVVVDKGGLIYTSSSMGVFAFTPEGKIARRFLGDKYSNLHDMEIRDEDGTEFIYGARNANAEGIKFNAETGDIVLKLPFPPESGLDLKKFSPTAITVAKNGDIYLSDGYASNHIFIFDKTGKYKKHFGTKGNDLKEFNTAHGMTLDTRYEPNRLLICDRNHAPKGRLVHYDLDGNFIEEVVTGLGMPTSVAIQGDYVSVPDLLGRVVILDKSNTIMAVLGYNPDPAIGRNFNVPQDQWKEGFFSGTHGSYWDKDGNLYVQDWNVSGRIMKLVRVK; encoded by the coding sequence ATGCTGTTCCGTTCGCTCTCCGTCGCGGTCGCGGTCATGTTCGGGCTTGTCCACCCCGTCCTTTCGGCGGAGCCAGCGGCCTCGACGGCCGCCGTCCAGCCGGTCCGGATGGGCTGCGGGATCATGACCTTCGACACGGTTCCCGGCTGGGGACTGGGAGACGACGGCAAGTCGGTCCTCGGCTCGACCCACGGCGGCGTGGTGGTCGACAAGGGCGGCCTGATCTACACCAGCTCCAGCATGGGAGTCTTCGCCTTCACGCCCGAAGGAAAGATCGCCCGTAGGTTCCTGGGGGACAAATACTCCAATCTCCACGACATGGAGATCCGGGACGAAGACGGCACCGAGTTCATCTACGGCGCCCGCAATGCCAACGCAGAGGGGATCAAGTTCAACGCCGAGACCGGGGACATTGTCCTCAAGCTCCCGTTCCCGCCGGAGTCCGGACTCGACCTCAAGAAGTTCAGCCCGACCGCAATCACCGTGGCCAAGAACGGCGACATCTATCTTTCCGACGGCTACGCCAGCAACCACATCTTCATCTTCGACAAGACGGGCAAGTACAAGAAGCACTTCGGGACCAAGGGGAACGACCTCAAGGAGTTCAATACCGCCCACGGCATGACCCTCGACACGCGGTACGAGCCGAACCGCCTCCTGATCTGCGACCGCAACCACGCACCGAAGGGGCGGCTGGTCCACTACGACCTCGACGGTAACTTCATCGAAGAGGTCGTGACCGGCCTCGGAATGCCGACCTCCGTGGCGATCCAGGGGGATTACGTCTCGGTGCCGGACCTCCTGGGCCGCGTCGTCATCCTCGATAAATCCAACACGATCATGGCGGTCCTGGGGTACAATCCCGATCCGGCCATCGGACGCAACTTCAACGTGCCGCAGGACCAGTGGAAGGAAGGATTCTTCAGCGGGACGCACGGCTCCTACTGGGACAAGGACGGCAACCTCTACGTCCAGGACTGGAACGTCTCCGGCCGGATCATGAAGCTCGTCCGCGTGAAATAG
- a CDS encoding type II secretion system F family protein produces MADYEYTARDLTGKQVTGLIPAGSQQEALVALSTKQLFPIKVTLAESGEVNRKSATRGVSPKHLALFYSQLADLLKSGVPLLRSLELLERQARLPAMKYVLQEVRGEVADGTRMYEAMRHHPKVFRELVISMVRAGEEGGFLEDVLKRVALFTEHQEKIKSEVIGAMIYPSFLLIFGSVVVMVLMVYFVPQFEPIFERMRERGGLPWATSTLIAMSDFAQKYWWVAVGAIAGAVVGIQRYLVTEKGRWQFDRFRLQAYGVNRIVRSLAIARFCRVLGTLLRNGVPILPSLQISKDATANLVLSKAIEDAAQNVSTGKSLARPLGQSKEFPEEVVEMISVGEEANNLEEVLINIADNLEIRTNRELAIVVRMLEPLMLLVMAAIVLFVVVGLMLPILQSSSIV; encoded by the coding sequence GTGGCGGACTACGAATACACAGCACGTGACCTCACCGGCAAACAGGTAACCGGACTGATCCCCGCCGGGAGTCAGCAGGAAGCCCTCGTTGCGCTCAGCACAAAGCAACTCTTCCCGATCAAAGTCACGCTGGCCGAGTCCGGCGAGGTCAACCGCAAGTCGGCGACCCGCGGCGTCAGCCCGAAACATCTGGCCCTCTTCTACTCCCAGCTCGCGGACCTGCTGAAGTCCGGGGTACCGCTGCTGCGCTCGCTGGAGCTGCTCGAACGGCAGGCCCGCCTGCCCGCCATGAAGTACGTCCTCCAGGAGGTCCGCGGCGAAGTCGCGGACGGGACGCGAATGTACGAGGCGATGCGGCACCACCCCAAGGTGTTCCGCGAGCTCGTCATCAGCATGGTCCGCGCCGGGGAAGAAGGGGGATTCCTCGAAGACGTCCTCAAACGCGTCGCGCTGTTCACGGAGCACCAGGAGAAGATCAAGTCCGAGGTGATCGGGGCGATGATCTATCCCTCGTTCCTCCTGATCTTCGGCTCGGTCGTCGTGATGGTCCTGATGGTGTACTTCGTCCCGCAGTTCGAGCCGATCTTCGAGCGGATGCGGGAACGGGGTGGGCTCCCCTGGGCGACCTCAACCCTGATCGCCATGAGCGACTTCGCCCAGAAGTACTGGTGGGTCGCCGTCGGGGCGATCGCGGGAGCCGTCGTGGGGATCCAGCGGTACCTGGTGACCGAGAAGGGGCGGTGGCAGTTTGACCGGTTCCGGCTCCAGGCCTACGGGGTGAACCGCATCGTCCGGAGCCTGGCGATCGCCCGGTTCTGCCGCGTGCTGGGGACGCTCCTGCGGAACGGCGTGCCGATCCTGCCGTCGCTGCAGATCTCGAAGGACGCCACGGCGAACCTCGTTCTCAGCAAGGCGATCGAGGACGCGGCGCAAAACGTTTCGACCGGGAAGTCGCTCGCGCGGCCCCTAGGACAAAGCAAGGAGTTTCCCGAGGAGGTCGTGGAGATGATCTCGGTCGGGGAAGAGGCGAACAATCTGGAAGAGGTGCTGATCAACATCGCGGACAACCTGGAGATCCGGACGAATCGCGAGCTGGCGATCGTGGTCAGGATGCTGGAGCCGCTGATGCTGCTGGTGATGGCGGCGATCGTGCTGTTTGTGGTCGTGGGTCTGATGCTGCCGATTCTGCAGAGCTCGTCGATTGTGTAG
- a CDS encoding ferrochelatase, producing the protein MTAPYDALLFISFGGPEGPDDVIPFLENVLRGRNVPRERLLEVAEHYNHFGGVSPINAQVRDLIAAVQADFAAHDLALPIYWGNRNWKPYLPDTLAQMKADGVRRTLGFVVSAYSSYSSCRQYRENIEAAQRQVGEDAPNVDKIRVFYNHPDFIAANSEQVRTAIQSLPAALQTRPFVAFTAHSIPSSMAAGCDYEKQLGETARLVAESLGLVPDQWRVVYQSRSGRPEDPWLDPDICDFIRTLNPETDPALVIAPIGFLSDHMEVLFDLDEQAAEVSAEHGITMARAATVGIHPRFVGMIRQLVQERLNPEAPREAIGLYGPNWDVCAANCCPAPVYPGRPSRPAT; encoded by the coding sequence TTGACCGCTCCCTACGACGCCCTGCTCTTCATCTCCTTCGGCGGCCCGGAAGGACCGGACGATGTCATTCCCTTCCTGGAAAACGTCCTCCGGGGACGGAACGTCCCCCGGGAACGGCTCCTGGAAGTGGCGGAGCACTACAACCACTTCGGCGGCGTCAGCCCCATCAACGCCCAGGTCCGGGACCTGATCGCGGCGGTTCAGGCGGACTTCGCGGCCCACGATCTCGCCCTCCCGATCTACTGGGGCAACCGAAACTGGAAGCCCTACCTCCCAGACACCTTGGCCCAGATGAAAGCCGACGGCGTCCGCCGCACGCTGGGCTTCGTCGTCTCGGCCTACAGCTCCTACTCGAGCTGCCGCCAGTATCGCGAGAACATCGAGGCCGCGCAGCGACAGGTTGGCGAAGATGCCCCGAACGTCGACAAAATCCGCGTCTTCTACAACCACCCGGACTTCATCGCCGCCAACAGCGAACAGGTCCGCACGGCGATCCAGTCCCTGCCGGCCGCACTCCAGACCCGCCCCTTCGTAGCCTTCACGGCCCACAGTATTCCCAGCTCGATGGCCGCCGGCTGCGACTACGAGAAGCAGCTTGGCGAAACGGCGCGGCTCGTCGCCGAATCGCTCGGACTCGTCCCGGACCAGTGGCGGGTCGTTTACCAGAGCCGCAGCGGCCGGCCCGAAGATCCCTGGCTGGATCCGGACATCTGCGACTTCATCCGGACACTCAACCCAGAGACAGACCCGGCGCTCGTCATCGCTCCGATCGGCTTTCTGTCGGATCACATGGAGGTGCTCTTCGACCTCGACGAACAGGCGGCGGAGGTCTCCGCCGAGCACGGAATCACCATGGCCCGGGCCGCGACGGTTGGGATCCACCCGCGATTCGTGGGGATGATCCGCCAGCTCGTTCAGGAGCGCCTCAACCCGGAAGCCCCCCGCGAGGCGATCGGCCTCTACGGCCCCAATTGGGACGTGTGCGCGGCCAATTGCTGCCCCGCCCCCGTTTATCCGGGACGTCCCTCCCGCCCCGCAACCTAG
- a CDS encoding SDR family NAD(P)-dependent oxidoreductase yields the protein MTIADAFRLDGRRLFITGGSRGLGREMALAIAEAGADVVMVGRDAASLEATAGEIRGLGRTCEVLVGDVGIPEECERVCRDALDRHGPFDILINNVGGRRINVPLQEQTLDEWRQILDLNLTSTFLCMKHIGGAMLGRETGSGGRIINIASIAGQVIFRGMGGRSYETAKAAVIQLTKAAAADWATHGVTVNAICPGGFMTEPNQRWQRLDPQFTERAVAQIPQGVFGQPEDLGPLAVYLASDAARYVTGTAIVIDGGYTAW from the coding sequence ATGACCATCGCGGACGCATTTCGACTCGACGGACGACGACTCTTCATCACCGGCGGCAGCCGCGGGCTGGGCCGCGAGATGGCTCTCGCGATTGCCGAGGCCGGGGCGGACGTCGTCATGGTCGGCCGGGACGCGGCGAGCCTCGAGGCGACCGCGGGCGAGATCCGGGGGCTCGGGAGGACGTGCGAAGTTCTTGTCGGTGACGTCGGTATTCCGGAGGAGTGCGAGCGAGTCTGCCGCGACGCCCTCGACCGCCACGGGCCGTTCGACATTCTGATCAACAACGTCGGCGGGCGGCGGATCAATGTCCCGCTGCAGGAGCAGACCCTCGACGAGTGGCGGCAGATCCTCGATCTCAACCTGACCAGCACGTTCCTGTGCATGAAGCACATCGGCGGGGCGATGCTCGGTCGCGAGACCGGCAGCGGCGGACGGATCATCAACATCGCGTCGATCGCGGGACAGGTGATCTTCCGCGGGATGGGAGGCCGGAGCTACGAGACCGCCAAGGCGGCGGTGATCCAGCTCACGAAGGCGGCAGCGGCCGACTGGGCGACGCACGGCGTGACAGTGAACGCGATTTGCCCGGGGGGCTTCATGACGGAGCCCAACCAGCGGTGGCAGCGGCTGGACCCGCAGTTCACGGAGCGGGCGGTCGCCCAGATCCCGCAGGGAGTCTTCGGCCAGCCGGAAGACCTGGGACCGCTGGCGGTCTACCTCGCGAGCGACGCCGCCCGCTACGTGACCGGAACTGCGATCGTCATCGACGGCGGATACACCGCCTGGTAG
- a CDS encoding MFS transporter gives MIDPEPAPSAGNNDFPSSPQPSLTPAAPPVHESLILLILASVQFTNIVDFMVIMPLAPQLERDMGLTPARFSMVVSSYTYAAGLAGLLATMVIDRWPRRSAFLSLYAGFLVGTLACGLAPNYGALLAARFLTGAFGGVLGGMAMTIIGDVFPEHRRGAATGALMSAFAIASIFGVPIGLTLGQKFGWHTPFFVLAALGVPTLLMARRTMPALDAHVGKVQTESALARLRGTLVEPNHLRAFALTVAMQFGSFAVLPFMSPYLVANVRLPESHLALLYIVGGALTLFAAPIAGRIADRLGKLRVYRMLAPVTALVMIAVTNLPPVSTALAVLVMAALMVSNAGRMVPAMAMITSSVQPHRRGGFLGANSAVQHMASGLGTSVAGLILAKGADGRFLHFPVVGAIGAVVTLASMWIAGRLRIADASREVTLEESFAAAAQATVEQAEPIVEI, from the coding sequence ATGATTGACCCGGAGCCCGCCCCCTCCGCCGGGAATAATGACTTTCCCTCCAGTCCGCAGCCGTCCCTCACGCCCGCCGCGCCTCCCGTTCACGAATCGCTGATCCTGCTGATCCTGGCGTCGGTGCAGTTCACGAACATTGTGGACTTCATGGTCATCATGCCGCTTGCTCCCCAACTGGAGCGGGACATGGGGCTGACTCCTGCGCGGTTCTCGATGGTCGTCTCATCCTACACCTACGCAGCGGGGCTGGCGGGCCTTCTGGCCACCATGGTCATCGATCGTTGGCCGCGGCGGAGCGCGTTCCTCAGTCTGTACGCCGGGTTCCTCGTCGGAACGCTCGCCTGCGGGCTCGCGCCCAACTACGGAGCGCTGCTCGCCGCGCGGTTCCTGACGGGGGCGTTCGGCGGGGTCCTGGGGGGCATGGCCATGACGATCATCGGCGATGTTTTCCCCGAACATCGACGGGGGGCGGCGACCGGAGCGCTGATGTCCGCCTTCGCGATCGCCTCGATCTTCGGCGTGCCGATCGGCCTCACGCTGGGGCAGAAGTTTGGATGGCACACGCCGTTCTTCGTCCTCGCCGCTCTGGGTGTTCCAACGCTTTTGATGGCCCGGCGGACCATGCCGGCGCTCGACGCCCATGTCGGAAAGGTCCAGACCGAATCCGCTTTGGCGCGGCTGCGAGGCACTCTCGTTGAACCGAATCACCTGCGGGCCTTCGCCCTGACGGTCGCCATGCAGTTCGGGAGCTTTGCCGTGCTCCCGTTCATGAGTCCGTACCTCGTCGCGAATGTCCGCCTGCCGGAGAGCCATCTGGCGCTGCTTTACATCGTCGGAGGAGCGCTGACTCTCTTCGCCGCTCCGATCGCGGGGCGGATCGCCGACCGCCTGGGCAAGCTCCGCGTCTATCGGATGCTGGCGCCCGTCACGGCGCTGGTGATGATCGCCGTCACGAACCTTCCGCCGGTCTCGACGGCGCTTGCGGTGCTGGTCATGGCGGCCCTGATGGTCAGCAACGCGGGGCGAATGGTCCCGGCGATGGCGATGATCACCTCGAGCGTTCAGCCTCACCGGCGCGGAGGGTTTCTGGGTGCGAATTCCGCCGTGCAGCATATGGCGTCGGGCCTGGGGACCTCCGTGGCGGGACTGATCCTCGCCAAGGGAGCGGACGGGCGGTTCCTGCATTTTCCGGTCGTGGGAGCGATCGGGGCGGTCGTGACGCTGGCCAGCATGTGGATTGCCGGTCGACTGCGGATTGCCGATGCATCGCGGGAGGTTACCCTCGAAGAGTCCTTTGCGGCCGCGGCCCAGGCCACGGTCGAGCAGGCCGAACCGATCGTCGAGATTTGA
- a CDS encoding DUF3472 domain-containing protein: protein MLYRVGFLLALMPAVLLADEVRIPGRTAYFAPDPESGRMGREGINGWGDPQQEIAWFGDFKTTGTVKAGLEVKLTGDVPVDLSLQIGDETRKAHVDAGNGTQREIAFGEFTIAKTGYVPIVLRSVENPRTGVDRIQALILEGEPATTAHFNLKPRRNAASVHLAYPTPKDAKVEWFYNEVTAVDDPVTTFYMACGFHRGYFGMQVNSETERRIIFSVWDAGNGATADKRDEVAEDNRVSLVGKGEGVHTSDFGNEGTGGHSHLKYLWRTGEPQRFLLTAKPVDGEKTIYSGYYFHPNQKAWMLISSMQAPRDGSYLRGLHSFSENFSGSTGHLRRKALFGPQWIRTADGTWTELTRATFSHDATGKKDRLDRFMGVENGKFFLSHGGFVDGYTEYGTPFDRPTSGTAPTIALP from the coding sequence GTGCTGTATCGAGTCGGATTCCTGCTGGCGCTGATGCCGGCGGTGCTGTTGGCGGACGAGGTTCGGATTCCCGGGCGAACGGCCTACTTCGCTCCCGATCCCGAGTCGGGACGTATGGGGCGCGAAGGGATCAATGGCTGGGGCGATCCCCAGCAGGAGATTGCCTGGTTCGGCGACTTCAAGACCACGGGGACCGTCAAAGCCGGGCTCGAGGTCAAGCTCACAGGGGATGTCCCGGTCGATCTGTCCCTGCAGATCGGGGACGAGACGCGCAAGGCACACGTCGACGCGGGGAACGGCACGCAGCGGGAGATCGCGTTCGGCGAGTTCACGATCGCGAAGACGGGATACGTTCCGATCGTGCTGCGTTCCGTTGAAAATCCCCGGACCGGCGTGGACCGGATCCAGGCGCTGATCCTGGAAGGGGAGCCGGCGACGACGGCCCACTTCAACCTGAAGCCCCGGCGGAACGCTGCCTCCGTCCATCTGGCCTACCCGACTCCGAAAGATGCGAAGGTCGAGTGGTTCTACAACGAAGTGACGGCGGTCGACGATCCCGTGACGACGTTCTACATGGCCTGCGGATTCCATCGCGGCTACTTCGGCATGCAGGTCAATTCCGAGACGGAGCGCCGGATCATTTTCAGCGTGTGGGACGCCGGTAACGGCGCCACGGCGGACAAGCGGGACGAAGTGGCCGAGGACAACCGGGTGTCGCTGGTCGGCAAGGGGGAAGGGGTCCACACGTCCGACTTCGGCAACGAAGGGACTGGCGGGCACAGCCATCTCAAGTACCTCTGGCGGACCGGAGAGCCGCAGCGGTTCCTGCTGACGGCCAAGCCTGTTGACGGGGAGAAGACGATCTACAGCGGGTACTACTTTCACCCCAACCAGAAGGCGTGGATGCTGATCTCCAGCATGCAGGCGCCGCGCGACGGCAGTTACCTGCGGGGCCTGCACAGCTTCAGCGAGAACTTCTCGGGGAGCACGGGACATCTGCGCCGGAAAGCGCTCTTCGGCCCGCAGTGGATCCGGACGGCGGATGGAACGTGGACGGAACTGACGCGGGCCACGTTCAGCCACGACGCCACGGGAAAAAAGGATCGCCTCGATCGGTTCATGGGTGTTGAGAACGGCAAGTTCTTTCTCTCTCATGGAGGGTTCGTGGACGGCTACACTGAGTACGGAACGCCATTCGACCGTCCGACCAGCGGGACGGCACCGACGATCGCGCTCCCGTAA
- a CDS encoding right-handed parallel beta-helix repeat-containing protein encodes MRHPFFLLLAITVAASMWIAQAPSQPTPANPAGPVQIAAADYPSLQAALDAVPAAGGIVRIPPGEYRITKPLVLSRSETRIKGAGAATKIVNANTEGEPALIVRPATWETDKKAKLWRVQLADFRICGDPAAVDAKSTQPKGGDGLLCEGVQEVYLSGMSIDHHGGHGVSLIDCFEDPRICDSIITYCRKAGVNIVNCHDIVVSGNHFEENQDALRCVDSFNLCMNGNNVDDHLGNGVIIENTYGSVVSGNMIEECNGTALILDRDCYGITLSANVIAHHLEGGIDLRDAWGCTVSANTFVLVNQFSLKVGPASGRITATGNTFCNSFTGKETKRPLEHAQPISRDLAYGVLLDGTSDVVLTGNVFSGLRNAALTTTGKCSGIVFVGNATASTAEGGAPNSFDPAGSPPAVQSANSPSASTP; translated from the coding sequence ATGCGTCACCCGTTCTTTCTCCTCCTCGCGATCACCGTCGCCGCCTCCATGTGGATCGCTCAGGCCCCATCCCAGCCGACTCCGGCCAACCCGGCCGGGCCAGTCCAGATCGCCGCCGCAGACTACCCCTCGCTCCAGGCCGCCCTCGACGCGGTCCCCGCCGCCGGCGGGATCGTTCGAATTCCACCCGGCGAATACCGCATCACGAAGCCCCTCGTCCTCTCCCGCAGCGAGACCCGGATCAAAGGGGCAGGCGCGGCGACCAAGATCGTCAACGCCAACACGGAGGGAGAACCCGCCCTGATCGTCCGCCCGGCGACCTGGGAGACCGACAAGAAGGCCAAGCTCTGGCGCGTGCAGCTCGCCGACTTCCGGATCTGCGGCGATCCGGCCGCCGTCGACGCGAAGTCGACCCAGCCCAAGGGGGGCGACGGGCTACTGTGCGAAGGGGTCCAGGAGGTCTACTTGAGCGGCATGTCGATCGACCACCACGGCGGCCACGGCGTGAGCCTCATCGACTGCTTCGAAGACCCGCGAATCTGCGATTCCATCATCACCTACTGCCGCAAGGCGGGCGTCAACATCGTCAACTGCCACGACATCGTCGTCAGCGGCAACCACTTCGAGGAGAACCAGGACGCGCTCCGCTGCGTCGACAGCTTCAACCTCTGCATGAACGGCAACAACGTCGACGACCACCTCGGCAACGGCGTCATCATCGAGAACACCTACGGCTCGGTCGTCTCCGGGAACATGATCGAAGAGTGCAACGGGACGGCCCTGATCCTCGACCGGGACTGCTACGGCATCACGCTCAGCGCGAACGTCATCGCTCACCACCTGGAGGGGGGAATCGACCTTCGCGACGCATGGGGCTGCACGGTCTCGGCCAACACGTTCGTGCTCGTGAACCAGTTCTCGCTGAAGGTCGGCCCCGCAAGCGGCCGGATCACGGCGACGGGTAACACCTTCTGCAACAGCTTTACAGGCAAGGAGACGAAGCGGCCCCTCGAGCACGCACAGCCGATCTCCCGCGACCTGGCCTACGGCGTCCTGCTCGACGGAACATCGGACGTGGTCCTGACCGGAAACGTCTTCAGCGGTCTCCGGAACGCCGCGCTGACGACAACGGGAAAGTGCTCAGGAATCGTCTTCGTCGGGAACGCCACCGCCTCGACTGCGGAAGGTGGGGCGCCAAACAGCTTCGATCCCGCTGGATCGCCTCCCGCGGTTCAATCCGCGAACAGCCCGTCGGCCTCCACCCCGTGA
- a CDS encoding ArsR/SmtB family transcription factor, which yields MARAATTADVFNAIAEPRRRQLIGLLAEGEEAPVGDLVARMGLPQPTVSKHLGVLRKVGLVSVSQRGAQRLYRLNPGELKAVHDWVKSFERFWAHQIDRIKERAERRAAEIRENN from the coding sequence ATGGCTCGTGCAGCAACGACAGCAGACGTTTTCAACGCCATCGCCGAACCCCGGCGGCGGCAGTTGATCGGTCTGCTGGCGGAGGGAGAAGAGGCGCCGGTGGGAGACCTCGTGGCCCGTATGGGATTGCCCCAGCCGACGGTCTCCAAACATCTTGGCGTGCTGCGAAAAGTCGGCCTTGTCTCGGTCAGCCAGCGAGGCGCGCAGCGCCTCTATCGACTGAATCCCGGGGAGCTGAAAGCCGTGCATGACTGGGTCAAGTCGTTTGAACGGTTCTGGGCTCATCAGATCGACCGGATCAAGGAGCGGGCGGAACGCCGCGCCGCCGAGATCCGCGAAAACAACTGA
- a CDS encoding SRPBCC family protein encodes MVTSTASVETLEVLKQEVIAAPPEIVFESILEMLGPASEMPDGTPFPMKIEPWPGGRWYRDLGNNAGHFWAHVQVIKPPFLLELAGPLFMSYPAISHVQYRVTAEGTQCTLKIQHKAIGLISPEHRTGVHEGWEGEMRLIRRLVDKKLKSR; translated from the coding sequence ATGGTGACCAGTACTGCGTCGGTTGAAACGCTCGAAGTCCTGAAACAGGAGGTAATCGCCGCGCCGCCGGAGATCGTCTTCGAGTCGATCCTGGAAATGCTCGGCCCCGCGAGCGAGATGCCGGACGGAACCCCGTTTCCCATGAAGATCGAGCCGTGGCCCGGCGGCCGGTGGTACCGCGACCTCGGGAACAATGCGGGACACTTCTGGGCCCACGTGCAGGTCATCAAGCCGCCGTTCCTGCTCGAGCTGGCCGGCCCGCTGTTCATGTCGTACCCGGCGATCTCGCACGTGCAGTACCGCGTCACGGCCGAGGGGACGCAGTGCACGCTCAAGATCCAGCACAAGGCGATCGGCCTCATCAGCCCCGAGCACCGGACCGGTGTTCACGAAGGCTGGGAGGGAGAGATGCGACTCATCCGCCGCCTCGTCGACAAGAAGCTCAAGTCCCGGTAG
- a CDS encoding DinB family protein, with product MKAIDSIRWALRFTDEGIRHLVADMRDAPLTQPTSRGGNHPLWVMGHLAYIEGTLSPTLFGEPNPVEHWAALFAPGTTPSTDASTYPPFEEIQQTFHKLRAATLKRLDEVGEGGLDAPLKEVPPGFEEAMSSVGQTMLLITLHQMVHYGQIADARRVAGRAPLM from the coding sequence ATGAAAGCAATCGACTCCATCCGCTGGGCCCTCCGTTTCACGGACGAGGGAATCCGGCATCTTGTGGCGGACATGCGGGATGCTCCGCTGACGCAGCCCACCTCCCGCGGCGGCAACCATCCGCTGTGGGTCATGGGGCATCTCGCCTACATCGAAGGGACGCTCTCCCCGACCCTGTTCGGCGAGCCCAATCCGGTCGAGCACTGGGCGGCACTCTTCGCGCCGGGAACGACGCCGTCGACGGACGCCTCGACCTATCCCCCGTTCGAAGAGATCCAGCAGACGTTTCACAAGCTGCGGGCCGCGACGCTCAAGCGGCTCGACGAGGTGGGCGAAGGAGGGCTCGATGCGCCGCTGAAGGAGGTGCCACCCGGGTTTGAAGAGGCGATGAGCTCCGTCGGCCAGACGATGCTGCTCATCACACTGCACCAGATGGTTCACTACGGACAGATCGCCGACGCCCGCCGCGTGGCCGGCCGCGCTCCCCTGATGTAG